Proteins encoded together in one Lathyrus oleraceus cultivar Zhongwan6 chromosome 5, CAAS_Psat_ZW6_1.0, whole genome shotgun sequence window:
- the LOC127078387 gene encoding spermidine coumaroyl-CoA acyltransferase, translating to MAFQEETLNLQMKDFVLVKPSNSTPSCILSLSTIDNRDIYNNLCQTVHVYRSSPIHDSDSSFDIFHVLKEALSKALFYYYPLAGKLVESADDGKRRVHCNPNAENYGVPFLEATANCTLSSLHYLDINDLEIAKYLVFDPQDKSYPLVFKVTKFLCGGFTIGMGVLHAVCDGFGASQFLKSIVELSRGRTEPSVIPVWERERLVGSITKQPFPESPMNNVAFSPFLNETSSTVIKKYCFKVEGEMIRRLKMSLRKENENLGFTTFEALAGFVWRSRARALKLNNNGETMLSVLVGMRRNLKDFEPLPKGYYGNSCVDANLVLKVSELNERPLYEIVKLIKETKNVGSTSEYVKNSIDTWETNGKESLKMKSGGAVTVLTEWRHLGFLNENVEFGGNEVVNVVPAPCNLFASVDMSIFTSSNKFDDENDPSMKGGVNLFTSLPVDAMPRFKEEIESLRFQL from the exons ATGGCTTTTCAGGAAGAAACCCTAAACCTTCAAATGAAAGACTTTGTGCTTGTAAAACCATCAAACTCCACTCCTTCTTGTATTCTTTCTCTTTCCACAATTGACAATAGAGATATCTATAACAACCTTTGTCAAACTGTTCATGTATACCGATCATCGCCAATTCATGACTCTGATTCGAGTTTCGACATTTTTCATGTATTGAAAGAAGCACTTTCAAAggctttgttttattattatcCTCTTGCAG GTAAGCTAGTGGAATCTGCTGATGATGGAAAGCGTAGAGTCCATTGTAATCCTAATGCAGAAAACTACGGTGTTCCATTCTTGGAAGCAACTGCTAATTGCACTCTTTCTTCTCTTCATTATTTGGACATTAATGACCTAGAAATTGCAAAATATTTGGTGTTTGATCCTCAAGATAAAAGTTACCCTTTGGTGTTCAAGGTAACAAAATTTCTCTGTGGTGGTTTCACAATTGGAATGGGGGTGTTGCATGCAGTCTGTGATGGATTTGGTGCATCTCAATTCTTGAAATCAATTGTTGAACTTTCAAGGGGAAGAACTGAGCCCTCGGTGATACCTGTGTGGGAAAGAGAGAGACTAGTTGGATCAATAACTAAACAACCATTTCCAGAAAGTCCGATGAACAATGTTGCATTTTCACCTTTTCTAAATGAAACTAGTAGTACAGTTATTAAGAAATATTGTTTTAAAGTGGAGGGTGAAATGATAAGAAGGTTAAAGATGAGTTTgaggaaggaaaatgaaaattTAGGGTTCACAACTTTCGAAGCACTAGCTGGTTTTGTGTGGAGGTCAAGAGCAAGAGCTTTAAAACTTAACAACAATGGAGAAACAATGTTATCTGTGCTAGTTGGTATGAGGCGGAACTTGAAGGATTTTGAACCTTTACCTAAAGGGTATTATGGTAACTCTTGTGTGGATGCAAACCTTGTGTTGAAAGTGAGTGAGCTCAATGAAAGGCCACTCTATGAAATTGTTAAGCTCATCAAAGAGACTAAAAACGTTGGTTCTACTAGTGAATATGTCAAAAACTCAATCGACACTTGGGAGACGAATGGTAAGGAGAGTTTGAAAATGAAAAGTGGTGGTGCAGTAACAGTTCTGACAGAGTGGAGGCATTTGGGTTTTCTTAATGAAAATGTAGAATTTGGTGGGAATGAAGTGGTGAATGTAGTACCAGCACCATGCAACTTGTTTGCGAGTGTGGATATGAGCATTTTTACATCTTCTAATAAATTTGATGATGAGAATGATCCATCAATGAAAGGAGGAGTTAATCTTTTCACATCACTCCCTGTTGATGCCATGCCTAGGTTTAAAGAGGAAATTGAATCTTTAAGGTTTCAACTTTAG
- the LOC127080519 gene encoding uncharacterized protein LOC127080519 — protein sequence MIQIRVLFGAQYVLDLVNDSYAALSENATDAQRNAQHEMRKKDQKALFYIHQCVDVDMFEKIVDSTTAKAAWDTLVRCYGGDASVKKVRLQSLCKQYENISMKTNEKMQSSLEAQELHLTERTSEREVEQALKASFVKKDQKQSWSEAKKRHDYWSNKKRKSEEANITRSYDDEHVILMASDFDSASLED from the exons ATGATTCAGATACGTGTGTTATTTGGAGCTCAAtatgttcttgatctcgtcaacgACAGTTACGCTGCACTTTCAGAAAATGCAACGGATGCGCAGAGAAATGCTCAGCATGAAATGAGGAAGAAGGACCAGAAGGcgttgttctacatccatcagtgtgttGATGTGGACATGTTTGAGAAAATCGTTGATTCGACGACAGCGAAAGCCGCGTGGGACACACTGGTGCGGTGCTACGGcggtgatgcatcagtgaagaaaGTGAGGCTTCAGTCTCTATGCAAACAGTATGAGAATATCAGTATGAAGACTAATGAGAAG ATGCAAAGTAGTCTAGAGGCGCAAGAGTTGCATTTGACTGAGAGAACCTCTGAGAGAGAGGTAGAGCAGGCTCTGAAAGCTTCTTTTGTCAAGAAAGACCAGAAGCAGTCTTGGTCAGAAGCCAAGAAAAGACATG ACTATTGGTCAAACAAGAAGAGGAAATCAGAAGAAGCGAATATAACCAGAAGTTATGATGATGAACATGTAATATTAATGGCTTCTGATTTTGATAGCGCGTCTCTAGAAGATTag
- the LOC127080520 gene encoding uncharacterized protein LOC127080520 → MSQHQDTSSSKNTKSTPKVSAPPMGIPDDEILDVAPLSITLGTDIDLNQPISIDASASACSNQANPSCIPSGSTPATNSKEDTHYTGRVIRDLVTRILNEGHSVKGVSTPLSQMYPSPEVEQHSNKDDDSSSSKKDLAAEGLCSLGKTVSEKGKFVASKTANASHFEKHDDANVVIDLEDGSSDDQEESLLHHIEPSVAKRMKTRKGKPVAELMSARRAKKTAGIGPSKPWSKVEVKKRKVIDDSEPEEDVEEYVPDISPMKKTTIRKSPEKGSCGRELGKDVVYVKEVMDLIKVVGLLKTIAGFSQCYEGLVKEFIVNIPEDISDKNSKEFCKVYVRGRDNEGAGELEVTNNQVCREITARQVKVWLVKKHLPTGKLTVKYVILHKIGAANWVPTNHISTIANTLGRFIFAVGTKVKFDYGRFMFEQIIKHATTNAVKLPIAFPSMICGIILNQHPGILCSNDLPSRRKPVISVHYKLFEGSHIEDIVLTFAMKRPTSKVGTIVELKETQKDLGERIRVATSRKQSLEALIASLEQAEGENIEHANVSHEDETEAHTSSERSANNDDTSDNFFPGADEAASSSSTE, encoded by the exons atgtcacaacatcaagaTACATCTTCTTCTAAAAATACTAAGTCTACTCCAAAGGTTAGTGCTCCTCCCATGGGCATCCCTGATGATGAGATTCTGGATGTTGCTCCTCTCTCTATTACTCTCGGCACGGACATTGATTTGAACCAACCAATCTCCATTGATGCCTCAGCTTCTGCATGCTCCAATCAAGCTAACCCCTCTTGTATTCCTTCTGGTTCAACTCCTGCCACTAACTCTAAGGAAGATACACACTACACTGGTCGTGTTATAAGAGACCTAGTCACTAGAATTCTTAATGAAGGCCACTCTGTGAAGGGAGTTTCTACTCCCCTTTCtcaaatgtacccctctcctgaggttgaacaACATAGTAATAAGGATGACGATTCCTCCAGTTCTAAAAAGGATTTGGCTGCTGAAGGATTATGCTCTCTAGGGAAAACCGTGTCTGAAAAAGGGAAATTTGTGGCCTCCAAAACTGCCAATGCTTCCCACTTTGAGAAGCATGATGATGCAAATGTTGTGATTGATCTAGAGGATGGTAGCTCTGATGATCAAGAGGAAAGCTTACTTCATCACATAGAGCCAAGTGTGGCTAAACGCATGAAGACTCGCAAAGGAAAACCTGTGGCTGAACTTATGTCAGCTAGAAGagctaagaagactgctggtaTTGGTCCCTCCAAACCATGGAGCAAGGTTGAAGTAAAGAAGAGGAAGGTCATAGATGATTCTGAGCCTGAAGAGGATGTTGAGGAAtatgtccctgacatctctcctaTGAAGAAAACCACTATTAGGAAGTCTCCTG AGAAGGGTAGCTGTGGAAGGGAGTTGGGAAAAGATGTTGTTTATgtcaaggaggtcatggacctgataaAAGTTGTTGGGCTATTGAAGACTATTGCTGGGTTCTCTCAATGCTACGAAGGTTTAGTCAAGGAATTTATTGTCAACATTCCTGAGGATATTTCTGATAAGAACAGCAAGGAATTCTGCAAGGTGTATGTGAGGG GCAGAGATAATGAGGGTGCAGGAGAACTAGAAGTTACAAACAATCAGGTCTGTAGGGAGATTACAGCTAGGCAGGTGAAAGTTTGGCTTGTTAAAAAGCATCTTCCTACTGGGAAGTTGACTGTCAAGTATGTTATCCTGCATAAAATAGGAGCTGCTAATTGGGTCCCTACCAACCATATCTCCACCATTGCTAATACGCTTGGGAGGTTTATTTTTGCTGTTGGAACAAAAGTGAaatttgactatggtagatttatgtttgaacaaatcaTCAAGCATGCAACTACTAATGCAGTTAAGCTGCCAATTGCTTTTCCCTCTATGATCTGTGGTATTATCTTGAATCAACATCCTGGTATTCTATGCTCTAATGACTtacctagtagaagaaaacctgttatATCTGTGCACTACAAACTGTTTGAAGGAAGTCATATCGAGGATATTGTCCTGACATTTGCCATGAAAAGGCCAACCTCAAAAGTTGGAACAATTGTTGAGCTTAAGGAGACACAGAAAGATCTAGGTGAAAGGATAAGGGTAGCCACATCTAGAAAACAATCGTTAGAAGCcttgattgcaagcttggagcagGCTGAGGGTGAAAATATTGAACATGCTAATGTTAGCCATGAAGATGAAActgaagcccacacctctagtgagaggtctgctAACAATGATGACACAAGTGACAACTTTTTTCCTGGTGCTGATGaagctgcaagctcaagctcTACTGAGTAG
- the LOC127084448 gene encoding alanine--glyoxylate aminotransferase 2 homolog 2, mitochondrial produces the protein MPLRHFTKQIMWDKICRWQRRVFSTVTRTLSNEDGVEFLPKIPHFTHTPAPYNGPSAFHLSKRRKQYLPTFIDTFYTHPLNLVEGKMQYVYDENGRRYLDAFGGIATVLCGHCHPYVVEAIVNQTRLLQHTTVLYLNHAVVDFAEALAAKMPGELKVVVFTNSGTEANELALMMARLYTGYHDVISIRNGYHGNATSTMGVTAQFFYKFNVVQTGVHHVLNPDPYRGVFGLDGEKYANDVQEVINYGTCGHVAGIVAEAIQGVGGVIELAPGYLPAVYSIIKKAGGLFIADEVQSGFGRTGSHFWGFEAHGILPDIVTMAKGIGNGAPIGAVVTTPEIAKVLKYACFFSTFGGNPVSTAAGLAVLNVIEKDKLQQNAHVVGSYLKDRLKSLMEKHEIIGDVRGRGMLLGVDLVKDRQLKTPAKDENLHILEQMKDMGVLVGKGGFYGNVLRITPPLCFTKEDADFLVDVMDYTMSKM, from the exons ATGCCGCTACGACATTTTACCAAACAGATAATGTGGGACAAAATTTGCAGGTGGCAACGCCGTGTGTTCTCCACCGTAACACGAACACTAAGCAATGAAGACGGTGTCGAGTTTCTTCCCAAAATTCCACACTTTACTCACACTCCAGCTCCCTACAATGGCCCTTCAGCATTCCATCTCTCAAAAAGAAGAAAACAGTATCTCCCGACTTTCATTGACACCTTTTACACTCACCCG TTAAATCTGGTGGAGGGTAAAATGCAATATGTGTATGATGAAAATGGTAGAAGATACCTTGATGCATTTGGTGGAATTGCTACTGTTTTGTGTGGTCATTGTCACCCTTATGTTGTTGAAGCAATTGTTAATCAGACGAGGCTTTTGCAGCATACTACTGTTCTTTATTTGAATCATGCTGTTGTTGATTTTGCTGAGGCACTTGCTGCTAAAATGCCTGGAGAACTTAAGGTTGTTGTCTTCACAAATTCTGGGACAGAAGCCAATGAGTTGGCTTTGATGATGGCAAGGCTGTACACTGGCTACCATGATGTCATTTCCATAAGAAATGGTTACCATGGAAATGCAACCTCCACAATGGGCGTCACTGCTCAGTTTTTTTATAAGTTTAATGTTGTGCAG ACAGGAGTTCACCATGTCCTTAACCCGGATCCGTACCGAGGAGTTTTCGGTTTGGATGGAGAAAAATATGCAAATGATGTTCAAGAGGTAATTAACTATGGAACTTGTGGTCATGTAGCTGGCATTGTTGCTGAGGCCATTCAG GGAGTAGGTGGAGTGATAGAATTGGCACCAGGTTACTTGCCAGCAGTTTATAGCATCATCAAAAAAGCAGGAGGACTCTTTATAGCTGATGAGGTTCAGTCAGGCTTTGGTCGAACTGGTAGTCATTTTTGGGGCTTTGAGGCACATGGAATTCTCCCGGATATTGTTACAATGGCAAAG GGAATTGGAAACGGCGCACCTATTGGTGCAGTGGTAACAACACCTGAGATTGCAAAAGTTCTGAAATACGCGTGCTTTTTTAGCACATTTGGAGGAAATCCTGTTTCTACTGCTGCTGGATTAGCTGTTCTCAATGTGATTGAAAAGGATAAACTTCAGCAAAATGCACATGTTGTTGGATCATATTTAAAGGACCGTCTTAAGTCACTTATGGAAAAGCATGAGA TAATTGGAGATGTGAGGGGAAGGGGAATGTTGCTAGGAGTTGACCTTGTGAAAGATCGGCAGCTGAAAACTCCTGCGAAAGACGAAAACCTGCATATCCTTGAACAGATGAAAG ATATGGGAGTACTAGTTGGAAAAGGTGGATTTTATGGAAATGTTTTAAGGATTACACCTCCACTTTGCTTCACTAAGGAAGATGCAG ATTTTCTAGTAGATGTGATGGACTATACAATGTCAAAGATGTGA